The Nitrospira sp. genomic sequence CGATCAAACTCCCGGGGCAAAACAACATCGGTGCAGGCCTTGTTATCATGAACCCCACCGACAGGCCCTTACGGTGAGGCAGCTAAAATCTAGCACGGGCCATTATAAAGCGCAACTTCCGGCAGACTTTCCAGTCGGCACAAATAAAGAGGGGCTGCCGTCTTGACGACGGCAGCCCCTCACTCAACAGCTGTCGCTAGGGATTACCAGCGGCCCCGGTTGCCCCCGCCGCCAGCGCCACCGCTGCTACGGCCGGCGCCACCGCCGAAACCACCACGGCCCCCGCCGCCAGTGCGCGGCTCCATGGGCTTGGCCTCGTTCACGGTCAGGGTCCGCCCGTCCATCTGCGTCCCATTCAGGGCGCTGATGGCCTTCTGCGCATCCTCGCTCGTGGTCATTTCCACGAAGCCGAAGCCACGGGACTGCCCCGTGAACTTATCCGTGATCACCCGCGCCGACTCGACTGCGCCGTGCTGCGCAAAGAGATCACTGAGTTGCTGTTCGGTCGCCGCGTACGGCAACCCACCGACATAAATCTTAGAACCCATCTGGGGTCCTCCTTAGTATTGTGACATTGTCTTGGCCGCGAGGGCAGAAGAGGAAGGAGCGGGCCGAAGGCGCGAACGCTGCAGCGACTTAGGTCTGGCTTCCGATCAGACTCCCGAACAACACAACATCGGTTATGGGCCTCATGATTTGACTGTCACCGCCAGGCCCATGCGATGAAGTGAATGTACGGTACCATGCCCCCGGGCGAATAGCAACCTTTCTTTCTTCATGACCGCTTGCTACTCTCCAACCCGAACGAGCAGGCCGCGCTCCTTGCACACGTTGAACGTGTAATGGAACCAGCCGACCATCATTACCAAATAGAGCCCGTTCAGCCCCGTTGCCCAGGCCAGATGCAGACCGGGAAACACAGACGTCGTCAACACGCTCCGCATGCCCTCGAACACATGCGTGGCAGGATTGCCCCAGGCAATAGTCTGCAACCACTTTGGAAGAATCTCGACCGGATAGAAGACGCAGGAGATCGGCTGGAAGAGAAAGACCATGCCCCAGGCAAATACTTCCACCTCCTGCCCGAACCGCATGATGAGCGAGGTCGTTAGCACGCCGATGATCCATCCTGCGATCATCAAATTCAGCACAAAGGGGACCAGCGCCAGCCCGATCATGAACACGTTGTAGTCGTAGAATAGCAGCGCGCAGGCCGCCATCACGAACGACACGGCCGACACCTTGAAGACGCTCAATGCCATTGTCGAAGCCAGAAACTCGCCTGGCGTCAGCGGGCTGGCGAAGAGATTCATGAGATTCCTCGCCCAGACTTCCTCCAGAAACGAGATCGTGATGCCCTGCTGGGCGCGAAACAGCACATCCCACAGAATCAGCGCACCCAGAAAGAACGTAACCACGCCGGGCAACTGCCCCTGATAGCGCATGAGGTACATCGTGATGAAGCCCCAGATCACCAGGTCAATGAAGGGCCAGTAGAAAATCTCCATCAACCGGGGCAGGCTGCGCCGGTACAGGAACAGATGCCGTTGAACCAGTGCGTTGATGCGGTGCAGCTTCACGATTCCCTCGCCAGCTTGAGAAACACCTCTTCCAGATCGCGCTGGCCAAACTGCCGCATGATGTCCTGCGCCGTCCCCTGCGCGACGATCTTACCCTTCTGAAGAAAGATGATCCGATCGGACATCTCCTCCATCTCTTTCATGTTGTGGGAGGTATAGAGGACGCTCAATCCGGTCGCCTGCCGCACGTCCCTGAGCAGCGCACGGACCTTGTGCGCGATATCGGGGTCGAGGCTTGCCGTCGGCTCGTCGAGTAGCAGCACTTTCGGTTCCGTCAGAAAGGCCTTGGCCAGGGCTAGACGCGTCATCTGACCGGACGAGAGCCGCCGTGTCACATGCGTCCGAGCCGCCTCTAGCTCCATCTTCTTGAGTACATCATCGATCCGCCGCGGAATGTCGGTCATGCCGTAGAGCTTGGCCACAACCCAGAGGTTTTCCTCAACTGTCAGCGAATAGGGCATGGAAATATACGTGGAGGAAAAGTTGACGTGCTGAAGAATCTCTTCGCGGTGCGTCGCCAGATCCTTGCCGAACATGCGGATCGACCCGGACGTGGGCGTGACCAATCCAAGCAACATCTGGATCGTGGTCGTCTTCCCCGCCCCGTTGGGACCGAGCAGGCCGAGAATCTCACCCGGCTCGATGTCGAACGAGATTCCGTCCACGGCGGTGAAATCGCCGAAGCGCTTGATGAGATCGCGGACTTCAACGATGGGCGCAGACATAGCCGGCTGTGGTCAGAAGAGAAGGTCCTGGACCTTCTCCGGAAGGTGGCAGGTCTCGCACTTATTGCTGAGCACTTTCCCCTCGTGCTCCGTCTTGCCGTCGTGGCACCGGAAGCAATCGCCGAGATTTTTCTTCCAGAGCACGCTATCAGGTGGATGGTCAGGATACCAGGGTTTGCTGTCCGCCTTGACGTGCCCACGAGGGATGACGATCGGATAGCCCTTGATCGGCGCCTGATGCACGACGCCAGCGTGGCAGGTGGTGCAGCCCTCCCCCTGCCCGCGCGTAGCGAAGGCCTCCATGTGCTTCCGATGACTCATGATAAGCCCGACGTCCTGAACCGGTTTCGGTAGATCGCGCGGCGCGACCTCGGAAATGCGCAGCACTTCGCGATGGCAACTGATGCAGACTTCCGAATAGACCTTCGCGTTCAGATTGTGCGCGTCCGTGGGCGTTCCGAAAAGCGTGACCAGCACGTCCTTCGTGCCGGCATAGGCCTTGTCGCGCAGGAAGCCTTCCAGCCCCGGCCGGACGTGGCAGGCCACGCACTCGACGTCCTTGTGGGAAGACTGCACCCATGAGTTGTAGGATGGCGTGATGTTGTGACAACTGGCACAGAACTTCGGATGGTCAGTCAGCGGAATCGCGACGCTTCCGAGAACCAGCGCCCCGGTGGCGATTACCAGAATGACGGCCGCCTTAGGCGTCCAATGCATGCTGTGTGCGCTTCGGGAATTTCTTGACGATCAATGCCGCTACGCCGGCGATATCGTCCGGATCAAGCACAGGCACCGGTACTTCAACCGGTTTATTTGAAACGACTGCGAGCAGGCCCACCGGCGATACCGGCACCTCGCCTATCTGATCCCGCACGACGACAATCTTCGGAAAGCTATCGCTCTTCCAGCCCTCGGCAAGGATAAGGTCGATGGACTTGTCGAGAAACCGCTTGCGCAGGTCGGTTAGATGGATGTCGTCATCCACATCAGAAAACATGGCGAGGCTGCCCTTGGATAGCACCAGCACCGTACTGGCGCCGGCCCGCTTGTGGCGCCAGCTGTCCTTGCCCTCGGTATCGAGATCGAAGCCGTGACCGGAATGCTTGACGGTCGCGATCTTGTAGCCCGCCCTCACCAGCTCGGGGATGAGCTGTTCGATAAGCGTGGTCTTCCCGCTGTTGGACCGCCCAACGAAGCAGAGGACCGGCACGGTCCGGCCAGCTGCTTGCTTCCTCGTCATCTTTTTCTTCGCCGCTTTCTTCATCTCAGCAACAGGACAGCTTGCCGCTGCGCGTGTGCGACTGGCCACCTTCCCAATCCCAGAGGTTCGCGCTCAGAATCTGCACCGCGACTGTGTCGCCAAGATTGAGCTTGTCCACTTCTTGCGGAATGTCGATCAGACAATTGGCCTTAACCATCGAGGTCAGGATGCCGGACCCCTGATCGCCAGTCGTCCGCACCTTGAACACACCGCCCTCCTGCGTCAGGACGCCGCGCAGGAAATGGCGGCGGTCGGTCTTCTTGGAAAATTTTTCCTGGAAGTGCGCCTGCACAACAGGCCGCCCGTAGCTGCGGTGCCCGCCCATCTTCAGTATGGCCGGCCGCACGAGCTGCTCGAAGGTGACCATCGAAGACACGGGATTGCCCGGGAGGCCAAAGGCCAACTTGCCCTGGATTTTTCCGAAGGCCAGCGGCTGGCCAGGGCGGATGGCCAGCTTCCAGAAATGCATCTCCGCCCCGAGGTCCTTGAAGACCGCCTTAGTGAAATCATAATCGCCCATCGAGACACCGCCGGAGAGCACAAGAATGTCGGCATTTAGCCCGTGCATGATCTTTTCCTTGAGCGCCGCGGGATTATCCTTTGCGATGCCGAGCAGATAGGGAATACCACCCGCTTCCTGGACGGCCGCCGCGATACCCCAACTGTTTGAATTAATGATCTTTTCCTCGCTGAACCGCTCGTCCAGGTCAGCCAGCTCGTCGCCTGTTGAGAGAATCGCCACCCGCGGCCGCTGATAGACGAACACGAACGACTTCGCCAGAATGGCGAGCATCCCCGCCTCCGCAGGACGAATCTGCGTGCCCTTGGCAATGATACACTCGCTCTTCTTCACATCCTCGCCCTGTGAGCGGATGTTGGAGCCACGCGGCTCCGACTTGAAGACCCTAACGCAATCCGGTGTGTGCTCCGTGTCCTCGACCTTGAGCACCGTGTCCGCGCCTTTCGGAACTGGTGCCCCCGTCATAATCCGGATTGCCTGGCCGGGGCCGACCGTCTTTACGGCCATCTTGCCGGCTGGCACGTCTTCGATGACTCTGAGCGTAACGACCCTGCCGATCGCATGCTCCTGCTTGATGTCGTCGTGGCGGACGGCAAACCCGTCCATGGCCGAGTTGTCCCACGGCGGATTGTCCCGCTGGGCGACGATATCTTCGCCCAGCACGCGCCCCAGGACTTCGAGCAGACCGATCTTCTCCAGGCCAAGCGATTGCGCAGCATCGAGCACAATCTTCTGCGCATCTTGTAACGGCGTGAGTCTCTGTAGTCCTTCCGCCATGCGTGTCAGCCCTTGTGGGTCGGCCCCATTTTGATCAGCGAGCCACTCTTCTTGCAGAAGGCTTCGATCTGGTTGGCGATGTCGTGGTAGGCCTGCGCCGTGGGCGTGTCCGAGTTAAATAGGGCATAGGGCTCACCCGCGTCGCTCTGCATGACCACTTCGGGATCAAGCGGGATGCGCCCCAGGAATGGCACGCCCATGTCGTGCGCGGAGGCTTCGCCGCCGCCCTTCCGGAAGACATCGATGTGCTGGTGACAATGCGGACAGTCGAGGCCGCTCATGTTTTCGACGATACCGATGATCGGCACCTCGCTGTCCCGGCAGAACGTCACCGATTTGCGCGAGTCGAGCAGTGCCACTTCCTGTGGCGTCGTGATGATCACCGCCCCGCTCACGTTACCAATCAGGTCAATCGTCGTCACCGATTCGTTGCCGGTACCCGGCGGCAGATCAACGAAGAGGAAGTTCAAGTCCTGCCATTCCACGCCGCCAAGCAACTGATTGATAAATTCGTATTTGTAGGCGTCCCGCCAGATGATGGGATCGTCAGGATTCTGCAGCAGGAATGACATGGAAGCAATTTTCATATTGTACGCCTGGTACGGGATGATCCCGCCCGAGGTGCTCACCTTGAGCTTGCTGCCTTCGGCGCCGACCATTTTGGGAATATTCGGTCCGTGAATGTCCATGTCGCAGATGCCGACATGCCAGCCCTTGAGCGCCAGGCTTACCGCAAGGTTGGTCGTGCAGGTGCTCTTGCCCACGCCTCCCTTGTTACTCATAACGAGGACTTTATATTCGATGCGCTCCAGGCGCTTGGCCACTAGCCAACGGCTGTGCCCTTCCTTGTCCTTCTGGCAGGTTTCGTTCTCGTCGCAGATGGCGCAGGCCCACATGTAGGTGCAGACGTCGCCATTGCCGCCGCCCGAAGGTTGCATCATTTTCAATTCTTTCGCCATTCCGCTCCTTGCCTAACTGGTCTCTTTGTACTTTCCTAGCGCCGCCCGACTCCGCCCGGCACGGCCACGTAGGGGTCCTCGGCCCTCATCGGCTTGGCCGCCACCGGTGCCGGTGCACGTCCTGCCGCTGCAGACTCTGCGGTCGGCTCTGAACCTGTCGCAGATTTCTTTTTGAAGAAGCCGGCACTGACGATGCCAACTTCGTAGAAAATATACATCGGCAGTGCCATCAAACATTGATTGAACGGATCGGGGGTGGGCGTCAGAATCGCCGCGATGATGAAGGCGCCGAGAAAAGCCCATTTGCGATAACGCTTCAAAAACGGCACGTCCACCCAGCCCAGCTTGGCCATCAGCGTGATCGCCAGCGGCACCTCAAAGATCAGCCCAAAGACCAGCAGAAACCAGAGGGCGAACCCGACGTACTGCGCGATGGACAGCTGCGGAATGAAACCGGCGTTGACGCCGTAGGAAATCAGAAAGTTCAAGGCAAAGGGCAACACGAAGAAAAACGAGAAGGCGATGCCCAGATAAAACGCGATCGTACTGAGTAGCACGAAGGGGCCGACGAAACGTCGCTCCGGTGCGTGCAGGCCCGGCATCACAAACTGCCATATCTCCCACAGCACATAGGGCGTCGCCAACACCAACGCGAAGAGCCCAGCCACCTTCACGTTCTGCCACAGGGCCTCGGCCGGTGCAAGAAAGACAAAGGGCACGACCGGCAGATCGGTCGGCACCCACTGCATCTTGCCCAGAATGAACGCGTTCTGGAGGGGCACCCGCAACCACTGGACCAGCGCGTCGGCGTAAAAAAACGTGCCGACGAACACCGCCGCCAGAATCAGAACGGCGCGCGTCAGCCGGGCCTGAAGCTCCACGAGGTGCTCCATGACCGGCATCTTGCGGTCTTCCAGCGGCGTGAAGACCGAATCCTGGAGCCACTTTTGAAAATCGTTCAAACCGGCCATGGCAACCGATCGTCAGGCTGAGGTTGAGGGGGAAATTTCCGCCCCCACCCTCAACCTTGGCTTCACCCTCCCCTATTTCGGGCTCACCGCCACAAAGAGCGTATTGCCCTGCCGACTCAGCAACAGCACGGCCGTCTCGTCCTTTTTGATCTTCGCGACAGCCTTCTTGTATTCCTCGAGGCTCTTGACGGTCTCGCGGTTTACCTCCTGAACGATATCGCCGCGCTGCACGCCAGCAGCCTCGGCCGCGCTGCCCGCCTCGACGTGCTGCACCGCCACGCCGTTGGTCTTAGCCGGCACGTTTAACTGGCTTCGGAGCGCCGCGTCCAGCATCTGAGTCTTCAGCGCAGCCAGCACGTTGTCCGGTGGCTTCTCCGTATCGGACTGGCCGGGGGCGGCGGAACCGGACGGCTCGCGCTTGGCTAGCACTTCATCCAACGGCCGCTCGCCGATCTTCACGGCGATCACCTGCTCCTTGCCGTCGCGCAGAACCTTTACGCGCGCCGTCGTGCCGACCAACGTGCGCGCGACCATGTTCCGAAGCTGGCTGACGCTCTGGATGTCCTTGTCGTTGAACCCGATCACCACGTCGCCCCGGTTGATTCCGGCCGCATGCGACGGCCCGCTCTCGTTCACTTCGCTGATCAAAACGCCGCTCTTCCGGCTGTCCGGCAATTTGAACGACTTGGCCAACTCCTTGGTGACTTCCTGGATCGCAATACCCATCCAGCCCCGCACGACCTTGCCTGTCTTAGTCAGCGCCTCAGCGATATCCACGGCGATACTGCTGGGGACCGCAAAACCGATGCCCTCAGAACCGCCGGTGCGCGAGAAGATGGCTGTATTGATGCCGATCAGGTCGCCGTTCATGTTGACCAGCGCGCCGCCCGAATTACCCGGATTGATCGCCGCATCGGTCTGGATGAAATCCTCATAGTCAGCGATTCCGACATTGCCGCGACCCAGCGCGCTGATGATGCCGAGCGTAACGGTCGAACTCAGCCCGAAGGGGCTGCCGACGGCTAGCACCAGATCGCCGACCTGCAGTTTATCGTACTCCCCCCATTTCAGCGCCGGGAGATTGTCCGCCTCAATTTTCACGATCGCCAGGTCCGTCTTGGGATCGGCGCCCACGAGTTTCGCTGTAAACTCTCGCTTGTCGCTCAGCGTGACAGTAATCTGCGACGCATTGTCCACCACGTGGTTGTTGGTGATGATATAGCCCTTTGAGTCGATGACGACGCCGGACCCCGCGCTCTGTTCCGGACGGCCGGGCGGTCCCGGAGGCGGCGGAATCTGCTGCCCTGGCTCGTCGCCGGGTGGCTCCTCGCCGGGAGGCCCCCCAAACGGACCGGGCGGCAGCGGGAGCTGGCGGCGGCCACCGCGGCGGCCTTCCTGGCCGCTCACCTGGATGTTCACCACGGCCGGCGTAACTTTTTTGACGATCTCGGAAAAGCCTTGTGCTAAGGCCGGCGGCACCGCCGCATCGGCCACCGGAGCAGACCACAAAGCCGCTCCGACCATCCATCCAAGCACCAGAACGGAGACCAGAGTCATGACTGCAAGTCTAACTCGTGTACGGTTACGCATGAACAGATCGAACCTCCTTAGAAAAAGGGCCTTCACACCAGCAGGTTTGGCATATTTACGTCTAAAAAACGACGCTTTATTCTACACCAACCTCTTCCGTTCCTTCAAAGACAAACTCCCTTCCTGGACCGGCCTGTTCTCTCCCGGAAGGGAGAGCGATCGGGCATTGAGCGATGGAGCAGCCGTGCCCGGCCGCCTCACCCCGCCGCGCTCATCGCCTGTCACTTGTCACCCCAAGCCTTACGCAGATTCAGGAGCAGCCGCTTGGACGCATCCTCCATAGAAATGACCCGGAGCGTATTCGGCGCCCCTTCAAACGTGGGCGGCCAGTAGCGGCGGTTCGGCTCCATTGGCCGCAGCCAGACCACTGGGTACCACTGGTTGATCCCCGGTGCCATCGGACGGTCCAGCGTCGCCCAGCCGCGCCCTTCGGCCCGGACCAGCGTCTGCCCGGCCTTCACGTCCACCAACGCCGCCTCCAAGAGGGAATAGTTGTCGCGGCGTAGCCCCGGCTGCATGTGCGCCGCCCAGCCGAGAAAGAGGGTCTGCGGATATTCCACTTCCGTAGCCGAGGCCACGACAACAATCAGATACTCCACCCCCTGCTTGCGTCCGAATTCGGCGAACTGATCCGGGTCACCACCGGAGACCGGACGCAGCCCTTCGGCAGGAACGATTTTCGCAATGGTAATTGGAAGGGTCTGCTTGAGTTCCTCCGACAGACTCTCTGCCAACCGCTGGATGGCTTCATCCG encodes the following:
- a CDS encoding RNA-binding protein gives rise to the protein MGSKIYVGGLPYAATEQQLSDLFAQHGAVESARVITDKFTGQSRGFGFVEMTTSEDAQKAISALNGTQMDGRTLTVNEAKPMEPRTGGGGRGGFGGGAGRSSGGAGGGGNRGRW
- a CDS encoding ABC transporter permease codes for the protein MEIFYWPFIDLVIWGFITMYLMRYQGQLPGVVTFFLGALILWDVLFRAQQGITISFLEEVWARNLMNLFASPLTPGEFLASTMALSVFKVSAVSFVMAACALLFYDYNVFMIGLALVPFVLNLMIAGWIIGVLTTSLIMRFGQEVEVFAWGMVFLFQPISCVFYPVEILPKWLQTIAWGNPATHVFEGMRSVLTTSVFPGLHLAWATGLNGLYLVMMVGWFHYTFNVCKERGLLVRVGE
- a CDS encoding ABC transporter ATP-binding protein — translated: MSAPIVEVRDLIKRFGDFTAVDGISFDIEPGEILGLLGPNGAGKTTTIQMLLGLVTPTSGSIRMFGKDLATHREEILQHVNFSSTYISMPYSLTVEENLWVVAKLYGMTDIPRRIDDVLKKMELEAARTHVTRRLSSGQMTRLALAKAFLTEPKVLLLDEPTASLDPDIAHKVRALLRDVRQATGLSVLYTSHNMKEMEEMSDRIIFLQKGKIVAQGTAQDIMRQFGQRDLEEVFLKLARES
- a CDS encoding cytochrome C gives rise to the protein MHWTPKAAVILVIATGALVLGSVAIPLTDHPKFCASCHNITPSYNSWVQSSHKDVECVACHVRPGLEGFLRDKAYAGTKDVLVTLFGTPTDAHNLNAKVYSEVCISCHREVLRISEVAPRDLPKPVQDVGLIMSHRKHMEAFATRGQGEGCTTCHAGVVHQAPIKGYPIVIPRGHVKADSKPWYPDHPPDSVLWKKNLGDCFRCHDGKTEHEGKVLSNKCETCHLPEKVQDLLF
- the mobB gene encoding molybdopterin-guanine dinucleotide biosynthesis protein B, with product MTRKQAAGRTVPVLCFVGRSNSGKTTLIEQLIPELVRAGYKIATVKHSGHGFDLDTEGKDSWRHKRAGASTVLVLSKGSLAMFSDVDDDIHLTDLRKRFLDKSIDLILAEGWKSDSFPKIVVVRDQIGEVPVSPVGLLAVVSNKPVEVPVPVLDPDDIAGVAALIVKKFPKRTQHALDA
- a CDS encoding molybdopterin molybdotransferase MoeA, with protein sequence MAEGLQRLTPLQDAQKIVLDAAQSLGLEKIGLLEVLGRVLGEDIVAQRDNPPWDNSAMDGFAVRHDDIKQEHAIGRVVTLRVIEDVPAGKMAVKTVGPGQAIRIMTGAPVPKGADTVLKVEDTEHTPDCVRVFKSEPRGSNIRSQGEDVKKSECIIAKGTQIRPAEAGMLAILAKSFVFVYQRPRVAILSTGDELADLDERFSEEKIINSNSWGIAAAVQEAGGIPYLLGIAKDNPAALKEKIMHGLNADILVLSGGVSMGDYDFTKAVFKDLGAEMHFWKLAIRPGQPLAFGKIQGKLAFGLPGNPVSSMVTFEQLVRPAILKMGGHRSYGRPVVQAHFQEKFSKKTDRRHFLRGVLTQEGGVFKVRTTGDQGSGILTSMVKANCLIDIPQEVDKLNLGDTVAVQILSANLWDWEGGQSHTRSGKLSCC
- a CDS encoding Mrp/NBP35 family ATP-binding protein translates to MAKELKMMQPSGGGNGDVCTYMWACAICDENETCQKDKEGHSRWLVAKRLERIEYKVLVMSNKGGVGKSTCTTNLAVSLALKGWHVGICDMDIHGPNIPKMVGAEGSKLKVSTSGGIIPYQAYNMKIASMSFLLQNPDDPIIWRDAYKYEFINQLLGGVEWQDLNFLFVDLPPGTGNESVTTIDLIGNVSGAVIITTPQEVALLDSRKSVTFCRDSEVPIIGIVENMSGLDCPHCHQHIDVFRKGGGEASAHDMGVPFLGRIPLDPEVVMQSDAGEPYALFNSDTPTAQAYHDIANQIEAFCKKSGSLIKMGPTHKG
- the tatC gene encoding twin-arginine translocase subunit TatC produces the protein MAGLNDFQKWLQDSVFTPLEDRKMPVMEHLVELQARLTRAVLILAAVFVGTFFYADALVQWLRVPLQNAFILGKMQWVPTDLPVVPFVFLAPAEALWQNVKVAGLFALVLATPYVLWEIWQFVMPGLHAPERRFVGPFVLLSTIAFYLGIAFSFFFVLPFALNFLISYGVNAGFIPQLSIAQYVGFALWFLLVFGLIFEVPLAITLMAKLGWVDVPFLKRYRKWAFLGAFIIAAILTPTPDPFNQCLMALPMYIFYEVGIVSAGFFKKKSATGSEPTAESAAAGRAPAPVAAKPMRAEDPYVAVPGGVGRR
- a CDS encoding Do family serine endopeptidase; protein product: MRNRTRVRLAVMTLVSVLVLGWMVGAALWSAPVADAAVPPALAQGFSEIVKKVTPAVVNIQVSGQEGRRGGRRQLPLPPGPFGGPPGEEPPGDEPGQQIPPPPGPPGRPEQSAGSGVVIDSKGYIITNNHVVDNASQITVTLSDKREFTAKLVGADPKTDLAIVKIEADNLPALKWGEYDKLQVGDLVLAVGSPFGLSSTVTLGIISALGRGNVGIADYEDFIQTDAAINPGNSGGALVNMNGDLIGINTAIFSRTGGSEGIGFAVPSSIAVDIAEALTKTGKVVRGWMGIAIQEVTKELAKSFKLPDSRKSGVLISEVNESGPSHAAGINRGDVVIGFNDKDIQSVSQLRNMVARTLVGTTARVKVLRDGKEQVIAVKIGERPLDEVLAKREPSGSAAPGQSDTEKPPDNVLAALKTQMLDAALRSQLNVPAKTNGVAVQHVEAGSAAEAAGVQRGDIVQEVNRETVKSLEEYKKAVAKIKKDETAVLLLSRQGNTLFVAVSPK